The proteins below come from a single Pyramidobacter porci genomic window:
- a CDS encoding glycosyltransferase family 4 protein has translation MKIIHILPELQIGGVERHVIDLSNELVGRGHEIMVISAGGQMERQLDSKVLVRHLPVHKKNPLTGFYSAVKIARWIRHERWQLIHAHSRVPAWIASWASSLARVPWLYTAHAVYSHNLGLYPLKRADKVICVSRAVKDDLSEYIPANSQVIYNGLPESVPHWRPLGGDTAVILAVGRLTRLKGIDTVLRALALLKQEGICRWKFVIVGDGPQKRALEERAAGLDIASQVEFTGYREDIIEKLLNCSCYVLPSISEGMGLTLMLAAKMGVPVLASDLPAICELTLEREKLLPPAEISAWTRSLRQILSGCLEVAPKFDESVLLTEAQMAGKLLAIYQNLNDTYAEK, from the coding sequence ATGAAAATCATTCACATCCTCCCCGAGCTTCAGATCGGCGGCGTCGAACGGCACGTGATCGACCTGTCGAACGAACTTGTCGGAAGGGGCCACGAGATCATGGTGATCTCGGCCGGCGGCCAGATGGAACGCCAGCTCGATTCCAAAGTGCTCGTGCGTCATCTTCCCGTGCACAAAAAAAATCCCCTGACGGGATTTTACAGCGCGGTGAAAATCGCCCGCTGGATCCGGCATGAGCGCTGGCAGCTCATTCACGCGCACTCCCGCGTGCCGGCGTGGATCGCCAGCTGGGCCAGCTCTTTGGCCCGTGTCCCGTGGCTGTATACCGCTCATGCGGTATACAGCCACAATTTAGGACTGTATCCGTTGAAAAGAGCTGACAAGGTCATCTGCGTCAGTCGAGCGGTAAAGGACGATCTCAGCGAATATATTCCTGCAAACAGCCAGGTTATTTACAATGGCTTGCCCGAAAGCGTGCCGCACTGGCGTCCGCTTGGCGGAGACACAGCGGTGATCCTTGCCGTTGGCCGTCTGACTCGTTTGAAGGGAATCGACACTGTTTTGCGGGCTTTGGCGCTGTTGAAACAAGAAGGAATATGCCGCTGGAAATTTGTAATCGTCGGAGACGGCCCGCAGAAAAGAGCGCTTGAAGAACGCGCCGCCGGTTTAGACATTGCGTCTCAGGTTGAATTTACGGGATACAGAGAGGATATTATCGAAAAGCTCCTGAATTGCAGCTGTTATGTTTTGCCGTCTATTTCCGAAGGGATGGGGCTGACGCTGATGCTTGCCGCGAAAATGGGCGTGCCGGTGCTTGCCTCGGATCTGCCGGCAATTTGTGAGCTGACCCTTGAGAGGGAAAAGCTGTTACCGCCTGCGGAGATATCGGCATGGACGCGCAGTTTGCGGCAAATCTTGAGCGGTTGTCTCGAGGTTGCGCCAAAATTTGATGAAAGCGTTCTTTTGACGGAGGCGCAGATGGCCGGGAAGTTGCTTGCGATATATCAAAATTTAAACGATACCTATGCCGAGAAATGA
- a CDS encoding glycosyltransferase — protein sequence MRVLHYVDENRLAWMVPWIQLLKELEKHGVENHVICRSGGTLSAGLARENIAHSTYVPVAQWLPVIAYGMERLIDRVKPALIHTRLSAAAAIGGYWGRKKNVPVVSTFDKYPKAKYYHHSDVVIGCSSAVTAHIRSLKLNRAFLTETILNPVLSENYVRNAETRRQFRRQLSVHGDETVILGMGRLVGWKAWDDYLRAVALLPKKLKAHFWLVGSGDEEKKLRDLAAKLDIQNRVRFFPFAADVRPWLWAADLFVQSSKEPEGFSLMLIEAMAAGVVPIATNIGGTLDIVKDGENGLLFRPSDVKFLSGLMMRGMDAALRQKLSENASKSAAEVSVSRIAVQTVALYKRTLQTADERALCTGKKS from the coding sequence ATGAGAGTATTACACTACGTTGACGAAAACCGTCTGGCCTGGATGGTGCCGTGGATTCAACTGCTGAAGGAGCTGGAGAAACACGGCGTCGAAAACCACGTGATCTGCCGAAGCGGCGGCACTTTATCGGCCGGATTGGCGCGGGAGAACATCGCACATTCCACGTACGTTCCTGTTGCGCAGTGGCTGCCCGTAATCGCTTATGGCATGGAGCGTCTCATCGATCGCGTGAAGCCGGCGCTGATCCACACGAGACTTTCAGCGGCCGCGGCGATCGGCGGCTATTGGGGACGGAAGAAAAACGTCCCCGTCGTTTCGACGTTCGACAAATATCCGAAAGCGAAATACTATCACCACTCCGACGTCGTGATCGGCTGCTCGTCCGCCGTCACGGCGCATATCAGAAGCTTGAAACTCAACCGGGCGTTTCTTACGGAGACGATTCTCAATCCCGTCTTATCCGAAAATTACGTTCGCAATGCCGAGACACGCCGACAGTTTCGCCGGCAACTTTCCGTTCACGGCGATGAAACCGTGATTTTGGGAATGGGACGTCTTGTCGGTTGGAAAGCGTGGGACGATTATCTTCGCGCTGTGGCGCTGCTGCCAAAGAAATTGAAGGCGCATTTTTGGCTTGTCGGCAGCGGCGATGAAGAGAAGAAATTAAGGGACTTGGCGGCGAAGCTCGACATCCAGAACCGCGTCCGCTTCTTCCCCTTCGCCGCGGACGTCAGGCCATGGCTTTGGGCGGCCGATCTTTTCGTACAAAGCTCCAAAGAGCCCGAAGGCTTCAGCCTGATGCTCATCGAGGCGATGGCGGCCGGTGTCGTGCCGATTGCCACGAATATCGGGGGCACGCTGGACATTGTCAAAGACGGGGAAAACGGCCTGTTGTTCCGCCCGTCCGACGTGAAGTTTTTAAGCGGTCTGATGATGCGTGGGATGGATGCTGCTTTGCGCCAAAAGTTGTCGGAGAACGCGTCGAAGAGCGCGGCGGAAGTGAGCGTGAGCAGGATCGCGGTTCAGACCGTGGCGCTCTACAAAAGAACGCTGCAGACTGCAGATGAGCGGGCCCTTTGCACCGGAAAGAAGAGTTGA
- a CDS encoding O-antigen ligase family protein has translation MIKESSKADAIENIFVNVYAASACLSPLGPIVHYVLWPLCLVLMTVGRVKYHVPFRVKNLDRTGKIVLGCWLALCLWSAVAGLLTFHDVDSYGRNVTIFVEVFLGMYFAARLLARETIRQKMMRFFVWASVFILFGNLLRELGFIDYFPNRSLENGNNLGLLGVLLLPPLVCYAFWCAKGLVQRVLIVVPVCLVVFLSFSSGAWMAAAIGGCFLFYWTFKFKKIGISFLVSGAVLLVLVCVAINVRSGGALWRKIATEYQQITSMQDMGTFTTYRNEIWSASAYLIRKRPFTGWGGEKFLRLYHELFRTKADELGLKYQANGMHPHSTFLNVAYLAGIPGLALFLAAYAVSLKKAFRLAQMENGSLFPWGIVLFVLLLVVLVYALTADVLMGRRDTSVMFWCFWGILLILPDGRGSPCEKS, from the coding sequence ATGATAAAAGAGAGTTCCAAAGCGGACGCTATCGAAAATATCTTCGTAAATGTGTATGCGGCCTCCGCGTGCCTGTCGCCTTTAGGACCGATCGTCCACTACGTGTTGTGGCCGCTGTGTCTGGTTCTGATGACGGTCGGCAGAGTGAAATATCATGTTCCTTTCCGAGTGAAAAATCTGGATCGAACGGGGAAAATCGTCCTTGGATGCTGGCTGGCGTTATGCCTCTGGAGCGCTGTCGCGGGGCTTTTGACGTTCCATGATGTGGACAGCTACGGCAGAAATGTCACCATTTTTGTGGAGGTCTTTCTCGGCATGTATTTTGCGGCGCGTCTCCTGGCTCGCGAGACGATCCGCCAGAAGATGATGCGTTTTTTCGTCTGGGCAAGCGTGTTTATTCTCTTTGGAAATCTGCTGCGGGAATTGGGCTTTATCGACTATTTCCCCAATCGTTCTTTGGAGAACGGAAATAATCTGGGGCTGCTCGGCGTCCTGCTGCTGCCGCCCCTCGTCTGTTATGCGTTCTGGTGCGCCAAGGGACTTGTTCAGCGCGTGCTTATCGTCGTTCCTGTCTGTCTTGTCGTTTTTTTGTCTTTTTCTTCGGGGGCGTGGATGGCCGCGGCGATCGGCGGATGTTTTCTGTTTTATTGGACCTTCAAATTCAAGAAGATCGGGATTTCGTTTCTTGTGAGCGGAGCAGTATTGCTCGTATTGGTCTGCGTCGCGATCAATGTTCGTTCGGGAGGCGCCCTGTGGAGAAAAATCGCGACGGAATACCAGCAGATTACGTCGATGCAGGACATGGGAACGTTTACGACGTATCGCAACGAGATCTGGAGCGCTTCGGCTTATTTGATCCGGAAGCGCCCCTTCACAGGATGGGGTGGAGAAAAATTTCTACGCCTGTACCATGAACTTTTTCGAACGAAAGCCGACGAGTTGGGGCTGAAGTATCAAGCGAACGGCATGCATCCGCATTCGACGTTTCTGAATGTCGCCTATCTTGCCGGGATTCCCGGTTTGGCGCTCTTTCTGGCGGCGTATGCCGTTTCTTTGAAAAAGGCTTTCCGGCTGGCGCAGATGGAGAATGGAAGCCTCTTTCCGTGGGGAATCGTCCTTTTTGTCCTGTTGTTGGTCGTTCTGGTCTACGCATTGACCGCCGACGTTCTCATGGGACGCCGCGATACGTCGGTGATGTTCTGGTGTTTTTGGGGAATTTTGTTGATTTTGCCGGATGGGCGCGGTTCGCCTTGTGAGAAATCATAA